AACAATCTTCTGGAAAAAATTATTGTTTCAAAAAAGTTGAAACAATTTTCAAACAATCCAGAAAAAACAGACGAAAAAATAAATTGCTGGGAATTCAATCAATGCGGCAAGGAAGAATACTGTCTCGCCGGAACTTCAGACAGTTTCGACGGATTTTTCGGTGGCAAAAATGGCGGGAGGTTTTGCGCGTTCATTGAAGGCACGTTATGCAAGGATGACACACCCAGGAGAGACAGCGACAAACTGAAAATGTGTTCCCATTGTCCCTTTTACGAAATTCTTCTGAAAGATGTGGCCTGAAACGATTTGACATGAAAGACTTTGTTGGGGCTTTGCCTCAAACCCACCAGGAGGAAGGGCGCAGCCCTTCCTCCTGGACCTCCATCCCGGTTTTTCATACGTTTTTTTCTGCCTTGTTCTCCGGCCAGATGAACGACGCCACCACCCCCGCCCCCAACACCCCAATCACCACCAGCAAACTGGCGTTCGGAGAGATGTCAAACCCGGGCCAGTGGAAAATATGATTGGTGGCCGTCAGCGCCAGTTTGGCTGCGATGAAGAACAACAGGGCAATGACGGCCTTGGCCAGATGCACCAGATATTGGGTCAGGGCAGCCAGGACAAAGTACAACGAGCGCAACCCCAGGATGGCAAAGATCATGGCCGCATAGACCAGGAGCGGCTCGCGGGTGACCGCAATCACGGCTGGTACCGAGTCGAAGGCAAACATGACATCGGACGTTTCAATGGCCATGAGGCAAAGAAAAGCCGGCGTGGCATAGAGAGCGGCAGCACGGGACACATTGATGGTCTTGTCGGCCTGTTTTTCCTGTTCGACCTCTTTGCGACCCAGGAAAAACCGTCCCCCGTGCAAGCGCGGAAAGACCGGCAACATTTTTTCGGTCATGGTGACCGACCAGTGATGCGAGTAATCCTTGATTTCGTCTTCGGTCTCTCCGGCGGTGAGCATTTTCCAGCCACTCCAGGCAACGATGACCGCGAAGACATACTCCACCCAGGCACTCATGGCAAACAGGGAGGTCCCGGCTACGACAAAAACGGCACGAAAAAGCAGGGCACCGATGATGCCATAGTAGAGGATTCGATGTTGCAAGGCACCATGGATGGCAAAGCTGGAGAAAATGGCGATGAACACCATGAGATTGTCCACCGAGAGGGATTTTTCCAGCACATACCCGGCCAGGTAGAGGTTGGCCCAGGTCTTGTCGAATTTCAGGTAGAGATAGGCATAAAAGCCGAGGGCCATCAGCACCCAGAAACCGGACCAGAGCATCGCATCCCGGAAGGTGATATCCTCCTGTTTCCGGTGCGCATGCAGGTCCAGATAAAGCGATACCACGATCACCCCACAAAAGATGAGGATCGTTTCCAGGGGAAAACCAAAATGTTCCATTGGGGGATGTCTCTGTGTTGCAGTGAGTCTGTGGTGAAAAAGAGACGGGGAGAGAGAAACAGGGCGGGTCTTCTCTCTCCCCGGGAATACTCAACCGATATTGACCCCGAAGCTTTTGGCCATGGGTCCCAGACCACCGGCAAAGCCCTGTCCGACCGCGCGGAATTTCCACTCGGTGTTGTGGCGATACACTTCGCCGAAAATCATGGCGGTTTCGGTAGAGGCATCTTCGGAGAGGTCATACCGGGTGATTTCCCGGGCATTGGCATCGTTGACCACGCGGATGAATCCATTCCGAACCATGCCAAAATTCTGTTTCCGAACTTCGGCCTCGTGGATGGTCACGG
This genomic interval from Magnetococcales bacterium contains the following:
- a CDS encoding TerC/Alx family metal homeostasis membrane protein, whose protein sequence is MEHFGFPLETILIFCGVIVVSLYLDLHAHRKQEDITFRDAMLWSGFWVLMALGFYAYLYLKFDKTWANLYLAGYVLEKSLSVDNLMVFIAIFSSFAIHGALQHRILYYGIIGALLFRAVFVVAGTSLFAMSAWVEYVFAVIVAWSGWKMLTAGETEDEIKDYSHHWSVTMTEKMLPVFPRLHGGRFFLGRKEVEQEKQADKTINVSRAAALYATPAFLCLMAIETSDVMFAFDSVPAVIAVTREPLLVYAAMIFAILGLRSLYFVLAALTQYLVHLAKAVIALLFFIAAKLALTATNHIFHWPGFDISPNASLLVVIGVLGAGVVASFIWPENKAEKNV